The proteins below come from a single Pseudomonas chlororaphis genomic window:
- a CDS encoding peptidylprolyl isomerase gives MSKVKLTTNHGDIVLQLNKEKAPLTVANFIEYVQAGHYTNTVFHRVIGNFMIQGGGFEPGMKEKKDKRPSIQNEADNGLPNKKYSIAMARTMEPHSASAQFFINVADNSFLNHSAKTVQGWGYAVFGEVIEGTDVVDSIKGVSTTSKAGHQDVPAEDVIIEKAEIIE, from the coding sequence ATGAGCAAAGTCAAACTGACCACCAACCACGGTGACATCGTTCTGCAACTGAACAAAGAAAAGGCGCCGCTGACCGTCGCCAACTTCATCGAGTATGTCCAGGCCGGTCACTACACCAACACCGTCTTCCACCGCGTCATCGGCAACTTCATGATCCAGGGCGGCGGTTTCGAGCCGGGCATGAAGGAAAAGAAAGACAAGCGCCCAAGCATCCAGAACGAAGCCGACAACGGCCTGCCGAACAAGAAGTACAGCATTGCCATGGCCCGCACCATGGAGCCGCATTCGGCCTCCGCGCAGTTCTTCATCAACGTGGCTGACAACAGCTTCCTCAACCACAGCGCCAAGACCGTACAGGGCTGGGGCTATGCCGTGTTCGGTGAAGTGATCGAAGGCACCGACGTGGTCGACAGCATCAAGGGCGTTTCCACCACGTCCAAAGCTGGCCACCAGGACGTCCCGGCAGAAGACGTGATCATCGAGAAAGCCGAGATCATTGAGTGA
- a CDS encoding UDP-2,3-diacylglucosamine hydrolase, with protein MILLISDLHLEEERPDITRAFLDLLATRARSAQALYILGDFFEAWIGDDAMTPFQRSICQALRALSDSGTAIFLMHGNRDFMLGQAFCKAAGCTLVKDPSVVQFNGEPVLLMHGDSLCTRDEGYMKLRRWLRNPVTLFILRHLPLGSRQKLARKLRSESRAQTRMKANDIVDVTPEEIPRIMQQYGVQTLIHGHTHRPAIHKLQLGEHAARRIVLGDWDKQGWALQVDEQGFALAPFGFAPPPQLPVPDPT; from the coding sequence GTGATACTACTGATTTCAGATTTGCATCTGGAAGAGGAGCGCCCGGACATCACCCGGGCGTTTCTGGATTTACTCGCCACCCGCGCCCGCTCGGCGCAAGCGTTGTACATCCTGGGCGATTTTTTCGAAGCCTGGATCGGCGACGATGCCATGACCCCGTTCCAGCGCTCCATCTGCCAGGCCCTGCGCGCATTGAGCGACAGCGGCACGGCCATCTTCCTGATGCACGGCAATCGCGATTTCATGCTGGGGCAGGCCTTCTGCAAGGCCGCTGGTTGCACCCTGGTCAAGGACCCGAGTGTCGTGCAGTTCAACGGCGAGCCGGTGCTGCTGATGCATGGCGACAGCCTGTGCACCCGCGATGAAGGCTACATGAAGCTGCGGCGCTGGCTGCGCAACCCGGTCACGCTGTTCATCCTGCGCCACCTGCCCTTGGGCAGCCGGCAGAAACTGGCGCGTAAACTGCGCAGCGAAAGCCGGGCACAGACACGGATGAAGGCCAATGACATCGTCGACGTCACGCCTGAAGAAATCCCGCGGATCATGCAGCAGTACGGCGTACAGACCCTGATCCACGGCCACACCCACCGCCCCGCCATCCACAAGCTGCAACTCGGCGAACATGCAGCGAGACGCATCGTGCTGGGGGACTGGGACAAGCAAGGCTGGGCGCTGCAGGTGGATGAACAAGGGTTTGCGTTGGCGCCGTTCGGGTTTGCCCCGCCGCCGCAACTACCAGTACCTGACCCAACCTGA
- the emrB gene encoding multidrug resistance protein B (multidrug MFS transporte; with EmrA is involved in resistance to hydrophobic antibiotics such as nalidixic acid), producing the protein MSNNASFTPPSLLLSTIGLSLATFMQVLDTTIANVALPTISGNLGVSSEQGTWVITSFAVSNAIALPLTGWLSRRFGEVKLFLWATMLFVLASFLCGISTSMPELIGFRVLQGLVAGPLYPMTQTLLIAVYPPARRGMALALLAMVTVVAPIAGPILGGWITDSYSWPWIFFINVPIGVFAAMVVQQQLKARPVVTSRQPMDYVGLITLIIGVGALQVILDKGNDLDWFESNFIIIGALISVIALAVFVIWEMTDRHPVVNLRLFAYRNFRIGTIVLVGGYAGFFGINLILPQWLQTQMGYTATWAGLAVAPIGILPVLMSPFVGKYAHKFDLRLLAGLAFLAIGLSCFMRAGFNNEVDFQHIALVQLFMGIGVALFFMPTLSILMSDLPPHQIADGAGLATFLRTLGGSFAASLTTWIWIRRADMHHAYLSESISTFEPSTREALNQLGGASAPAYAQLDQILTSQAYMLSTVDYFTLLGWAFMGLIVLVWLAKPPFAAKAGPASAGH; encoded by the coding sequence ATGAGCAATAACGCGTCCTTCACACCGCCCAGCCTGTTGCTCAGTACCATCGGGCTGTCGCTGGCGACGTTCATGCAAGTGCTCGACACCACCATCGCCAACGTGGCCTTGCCGACCATTTCCGGCAACCTGGGCGTCAGCTCGGAGCAGGGCACGTGGGTGATCACCTCGTTCGCGGTGAGCAACGCCATCGCGCTGCCGTTGACCGGTTGGTTGAGCCGCCGGTTTGGCGAGGTGAAGCTGTTCCTGTGGGCGACGATGCTGTTCGTGCTCGCTTCCTTTCTATGTGGTATCTCCACCTCGATGCCCGAGCTGATCGGCTTCCGCGTGCTCCAGGGCCTGGTGGCCGGGCCGTTGTACCCGATGACCCAGACCTTGCTGATTGCCGTGTACCCGCCGGCCAGGCGGGGCATGGCCCTGGCGTTGCTGGCGATGGTCACGGTGGTGGCGCCCATTGCCGGTCCGATCCTGGGCGGCTGGATCACCGACAGCTACAGTTGGCCGTGGATTTTCTTCATCAACGTCCCCATCGGTGTTTTCGCGGCGATGGTGGTGCAGCAGCAGCTCAAGGCGCGTCCGGTGGTCACCAGTCGCCAGCCGATGGACTACGTCGGGTTGATCACGCTGATCATCGGCGTCGGTGCGCTCCAGGTGATCCTCGACAAGGGCAACGACCTGGACTGGTTCGAGTCGAACTTCATCATCATTGGCGCGTTGATTTCGGTGATCGCCCTGGCGGTGTTCGTGATCTGGGAAATGACCGACCGCCATCCGGTGGTCAACCTGCGGCTGTTCGCCTATCGCAACTTCCGTATCGGCACCATCGTGCTGGTGGGTGGCTACGCCGGGTTCTTCGGCATCAACCTGATCCTGCCGCAGTGGCTGCAGACCCAGATGGGCTACACCGCCACCTGGGCCGGGCTGGCGGTGGCGCCCATCGGTATCCTGCCGGTGCTGATGTCGCCCTTCGTCGGCAAGTACGCCCACAAGTTCGACCTGCGCCTGTTGGCCGGGCTGGCGTTCCTGGCCATCGGCCTGAGCTGCTTCATGCGGGCAGGCTTCAACAACGAAGTGGACTTCCAGCACATCGCCCTGGTGCAGTTGTTCATGGGCATCGGCGTGGCGTTGTTCTTCATGCCGACGCTGAGCATCCTGATGTCGGACCTGCCGCCGCACCAGATTGCCGATGGCGCCGGGTTGGCGACGTTCCTGCGGACCCTGGGCGGCAGCTTTGCGGCGTCGCTCACCACCTGGATCTGGATCCGTCGGGCCGACATGCATCATGCCTACCTGAGCGAGAGCATCAGCACGTTCGAACCGAGTACCCGCGAGGCCCTCAACCAGCTAGGCGGCGCGAGCGCGCCGGCGTATGCCCAGCTCGATCAGATTCTTACCAGTCAGGCGTACATGCTTTCCACCGTGGATTACTTCACGTTGTTGGGGTGGGCGTTCATGGGGTTGATTGTGTTGGTGTGGTTGGCGAAGCCGCCGTTTGCGGCGAAGGCGGGGCCGGCTTCGGCGGGGCATTGA
- a CDS encoding hemolysin D translates to MATADTTQPTQNPQDSGNPRKRKVMLLALAVIVILCGLGVWAWHELYGRWNESTDDAYVNGNVVEITPQVTGTVVSIGADDGDLVREGQILVQFDPNDAEVGLQSAQANLARTVRQVRGLYSNVDGMRAQVNAQEAEVQKAQENYNRRRNLAAGGAISQEELSHARDDLTSAQNALANARQQLKTTSALVDDTVVSSHPDVQSAAAQLRQAFLANARSTLIAPVTGYVAKRTVQLGQRVQPGTALMAVIPLDQLWIDANFKETQLRDMRIGQPVEIETDLYGSDVKYSGTIDSLGAGTGSAFALLPAQNATGNWIKIVQRVPVRIHVNAQELSEHPLRIGLSTLVNVNLHDQSGPVLAQQPPQKATFSTQVYDRQLADADAMIARLIHENSAAASKTVQR, encoded by the coding sequence ATGGCCACTGCCGACACTACGCAACCTACCCAAAACCCGCAGGACAGCGGCAACCCGCGCAAGCGCAAGGTCATGTTGCTGGCCCTCGCGGTCATCGTCATCCTCTGCGGCCTGGGCGTCTGGGCCTGGCACGAGCTGTACGGGCGCTGGAACGAAAGCACCGACGATGCCTATGTGAACGGCAACGTGGTGGAAATCACGCCGCAGGTCACCGGCACCGTGGTGAGCATCGGCGCCGACGACGGTGACCTGGTGCGCGAAGGCCAGATTCTGGTGCAATTCGACCCGAACGATGCCGAAGTCGGGCTGCAGAGTGCCCAGGCCAACCTGGCCCGCACCGTGCGCCAGGTGCGTGGCTTGTACAGCAACGTCGACGGCATGCGCGCACAGGTCAATGCCCAGGAAGCCGAGGTGCAGAAAGCCCAGGAGAACTACAACCGGCGCCGCAACCTGGCGGCCGGCGGGGCGATCTCCCAGGAAGAACTCTCCCACGCCCGGGACGACCTGACCTCGGCGCAAAATGCCCTGGCCAATGCCCGGCAGCAACTCAAGACCACCAGCGCCCTGGTGGATGACACCGTGGTGTCGTCCCATCCCGACGTGCAGTCCGCCGCCGCGCAACTGCGCCAGGCCTTCCTCGCCAACGCCCGCAGCACCTTGATCGCACCGGTCACCGGCTACGTCGCCAAGCGTACCGTGCAGTTGGGGCAGCGGGTGCAGCCGGGGACGGCGTTGATGGCGGTGATCCCGCTGGACCAGTTGTGGATCGATGCGAACTTCAAGGAAACCCAACTGCGTGATATGCGCATTGGCCAACCCGTGGAGATCGAGACCGACCTTTACGGCAGCGACGTGAAATACAGCGGCACGATCGACAGCCTCGGTGCCGGGACCGGCAGCGCGTTTGCCCTGTTGCCGGCGCAGAACGCCACGGGTAACTGGATCAAGATCGTCCAGCGGGTGCCGGTGCGCATTCATGTCAATGCCCAGGAACTGAGCGAGCATCCCTTGCGGATCGGCTTGTCGACCCTGGTCAACGTCAACCTGCACGACCAGAGCGGCCCGGTCCTGGCTCAACAGCCTCCGCAGAAGGCCACCTTCAGCACCCAGGTCTACGACCGCCAACTGGCCGATGCCGACGCGATGATTGCCCGGCTGATCCACGAGAACAGCGCCGCGGCAAGCAAGACGGTACAGCGTTAG
- a CDS encoding multidrug RND transporter — translation MKRKTLRTRLSLVLLAMSLAGCASYSGLKTEGVSLEAQSLKAGQSLNGVKLSPAAWPKNDWWKSLGDPQLDGLIREALRDSPDMQIASARVHQASAAAYAANAARLPTLDASGGVSRSRLSRDEDPAGEGGAYSTLRTLGVNFNYTFDLWGGQRAAWEAALGQARAAEIDRQAAQLTLAADVARAYSDLGQAHIIRDLAAEDLKRTRQMLDLSKRRLNAGIDSEYQFQQTESLEASADATLIDAEKRLQSAKIALAVLLGKGPDRGSEIARPNVLQSSAVALPSNLPAELLGRRPDLVAARWRVEAASKDIEAGKTNFYPNLNLSAAAGVRSLLGDAMFGSPSRFFNVAPTVSLPIFDGGRLRADLDARDADYDLAVAQYNKSLVQALGDVSDTINQLRDIARQIGAQQHATDIAQSSYDTVVQRYGSGIGNYLDVLSIEQQLLQAQRQLANLNAEQIDLSIQLMQALGGGFEPQALAAATPASAPNN, via the coding sequence ATGAAGCGTAAGACCTTGCGTACCCGCCTGAGCCTGGTGCTGCTCGCCATGAGCCTGGCCGGTTGCGCCAGCTATAGCGGCCTGAAGACCGAAGGCGTCAGCCTTGAGGCCCAGAGCCTCAAGGCCGGGCAATCGCTGAACGGTGTCAAGTTGTCGCCGGCCGCATGGCCGAAAAACGATTGGTGGAAAAGCCTGGGCGACCCGCAGCTCGACGGCCTGATCCGTGAAGCCTTGCGCGACAGCCCGGACATGCAGATCGCCAGCGCCCGGGTGCATCAGGCCAGTGCCGCCGCCTACGCCGCCAATGCGGCGCGCCTGCCCACCCTGGATGCCAGCGGCGGTGTCAGCCGTTCGCGTCTGTCCCGCGACGAGGACCCGGCGGGCGAGGGCGGTGCCTACAGCACCTTGCGCACGCTGGGGGTTAACTTCAATTACACCTTCGATCTCTGGGGTGGCCAACGGGCCGCCTGGGAAGCCGCGCTGGGCCAGGCCCGTGCCGCCGAGATCGACCGCCAGGCAGCGCAACTGACCCTGGCCGCCGATGTGGCCCGGGCCTACAGCGACCTGGGCCAAGCCCACATCATTCGTGACCTGGCGGCCGAAGACCTCAAGCGCACCCGGCAGATGCTCGACCTGAGCAAGCGCCGTCTCAACGCCGGGATCGACAGCGAGTACCAGTTCCAGCAGACCGAAAGCCTGGAGGCCAGCGCCGATGCGACCTTGATCGACGCTGAGAAACGCCTGCAAAGCGCCAAGATCGCCTTGGCGGTGCTGTTGGGCAAAGGCCCGGACCGGGGCAGCGAAATCGCCCGGCCCAACGTGCTGCAATCGAGCGCGGTCGCCTTGCCGTCAAACCTGCCGGCCGAGTTGCTGGGCCGTCGCCCCGACCTGGTGGCCGCCCGTTGGCGGGTCGAAGCGGCGAGCAAGGACATCGAGGCCGGCAAGACCAACTTCTACCCCAACCTCAACCTGAGCGCGGCGGCGGGGGTGCGGTCACTGTTGGGCGATGCGATGTTCGGCTCGCCCAGCCGTTTCTTCAACGTGGCGCCGACGGTCTCGCTGCCGATCTTCGATGGCGGGCGCCTGCGGGCTGACCTGGATGCCCGGGACGCCGACTACGACCTGGCGGTGGCGCAGTACAACAAAAGCCTGGTCCAGGCCCTGGGGGATGTCAGCGACACCATCAACCAGCTGCGTGACATCGCCCGCCAGATTGGCGCCCAGCAACATGCCACTGATATCGCCCAAAGCTCATACGACACCGTGGTCCAGCGCTACGGCTCGGGCATCGGCAATTACCTGGACGTGCTGAGCATCGAGCAGCAATTGCTCCAGGCCCAACGTCAATTGGCGAACCTGAATGCCGAGCAGATCGACCTGTCGATCCAGCTGATGCAGGCCCTGGGCGGTGGTTTCGAACCCCAGGCCCTGGCTGCGGCCACACCGGCCTCTGCGCCGAATAACTGA
- a CDS encoding MarR family transcriptional regulator yields MKHFTPDEFHKCHLGMLLGRAALLKDRIIDTHMEPVGITAAQFKVLIIMAQHGIDTPAELCRYLSLDSGSMTRMLDRLQQKGFLARQRSVDDRRQVLLVLTDAGQALADRLPVIGADAMNQLASVISREELQTLEQILKKILLAAGDPITVLRLGDK; encoded by the coding sequence ATGAAGCATTTCACCCCAGACGAATTCCACAAGTGCCATCTCGGCATGCTGCTCGGACGCGCCGCGCTGCTCAAGGATCGGATCATCGATACCCACATGGAACCCGTCGGCATCACGGCCGCGCAGTTCAAGGTGTTGATCATCATGGCCCAGCACGGCATCGACACACCCGCCGAGCTGTGTCGCTACCTGTCCCTGGACAGCGGTTCGATGACCCGCATGCTCGATCGCTTGCAACAGAAAGGTTTCCTCGCTCGTCAACGTTCGGTGGATGATCGGCGGCAAGTGCTGCTGGTGCTGACCGACGCCGGCCAGGCCCTGGCGGATCGGCTGCCGGTGATCGGTGCCGACGCCATGAACCAGTTGGCCAGCGTCATCAGCCGCGAGGAGCTGCAAACCCTCGAACAGATTCTCAAGAAAATTCTGCTTGCCGCCGGTGATCCCATCACCGTGTTGCGATTGGGGGACAAATGA